A region of the Mycoplasma capricolum subsp. capricolum ATCC 27343 genome:
GGAACTTTTTTATTTCTAAATTCATATGGTTTAGTATAAACTGGGTGATCTAATAAATTATTTTCAAAACTTTCATTTTCATATGATTCTTGTTTAATAACATTTGGTAAAAGTCTTGATATTGAATCAACTAGAATTAAACTAGCTAATTCTCCACCAGTTATTACATAATCTCCAATTGATATTTCATCATCAATATAATCTAAAACTCTTTCATCATATCCTTCATAATGACCACATACAATAATAATATGTTCATAATTATTAGAATAAGTTTTTACTATAGATTGATTTAAAGTTTTACCTTGTGGTGTTGTTAGTAAAACAATTGATTTTGTTGTTTTTACTGATTCAATTGCTTTAATTAGTGGTTCAATCATTAAAACCATTCCACTACCACCACCATATTGGTAATCATCAACTTGATTATGATTAAGTGTAGAAAAATTTCTTAGGTCAATAATTTCTATTTGAATAGCTTGTTTATTAATTGCTCTTTT
Encoded here:
- the trmD gene encoding tRNA (guanosine(37)-N1)-methyltransferase TrmD, giving the protein MKFSIITLFPKIINSYIEESIIKRAINKQAIQIEIIDLRNFSTLNHNQVDDYQYGGGSGMVLMIEPLIKAIESVKTTKSIVLLTTPQGKTLNQSIVKTYSNNYEHIIIVCGHYEGYDERVLDYIDDEISIGDYVITGGELASLILVDSISRLLPNVIKQESYENESFENNLLDHPVYTKPYEFRNKKVPDVLLSGHHQNIKKWREEQQVIKTLKKRPDLIDITKLNKHQLEIYKKMKGEQ